Below is a window of Veillonella rodentium DNA.
TTTCTACTAAAAATAGCTATTAGTTGATTATATACAATCAACTAATAGCTATTTTTCTGTATTTTATAAGGAAAAAGGGTCCCGAAGGACCCATTCCATTGGTATAATTTAAGTATGAAAAAGAACCACACCAATAAATTTAATTATACCAAACTAGCGATGCCTCGCCAACTAGTTTTACCATTGGAATATGGCCTTTTGATAAAAGAAATAGCGCCTGTGCGGTTACTCGATGCTGTATTGGAGGAATTAGACTATACAGAGTTACAGCATTTGTATTCTCCTAACGGGAGAAAATCTAAAGTTCCACCGCACATTCTGTTTAAGATTTTTGTCTATGCTATGTCCAACGGCGTGTATTCTACACGTATGATCCAACAACAATGCGAGGAAAATATTAATTATATGTGGCTACTACAAGGTTATGCTACCCCCAGTCATATGACGTTTCAACGATTTTTTGCACGTTGTACGCTAGATATACTCATGAATTTATTTTCGCAGATAATGGAAACGATTGCGAGACGTGACACACTAACCTTTAATGAAGTATTTATTGATGGGACCAAGCTAGAAGCTAATGCCAATAAATATACGTTTGTATGGCGTAAAGCTGTAGAGAAAAAGCTATCTATGTTACCCACTAAATTATCTGTACTCAAGCAAGATATCTGGAATGAATTGGGCTTAGATGCATTTTATATGAACGATGAATTTGTATATACCTTTTTAGCTAAAGAAATTGAAGTACGGCATATGGTGTTGGTACAAGGGAAAGGCAAGCATAAAACACCGTTACAACGTTTGTACGAACGAGCAGAATCCTTATATGAGAAGCGAAAAGAATACGAACAGCAATTGTATATTATGGGTGAACGTAACAGTTACTCTAAAACGGATCCTGATGCTACGTTTATGCGTATGAAAGAAGACCATATGCGTAATGGACAGCTTAAGCCTGCTTACAATATACAATTGGCTGTTCATTTTGAATATATTATGGGAGTTGGTGTATTCCCTAATCCTAATGATACCAATACATTAATTCCGTTTGTACAACAATTAGAACGACTTCACACACAACATTTCAAATATGTAGTGGCAGATGCCGGCTATGATAGCCATGAAAACCTAACGTGGTTAAAACACAACCAGTATCTATCTTGTATAAAACCACAGTATTATGAAAGACAAAAGACTAAGGTATGGACTACCGATATTGGTAAAGCTCGTAATATGCAATATATACCGGAAGAGGATTCGTTTATATGTGCTAAAGGGCGCCAATTAAAATATGCCTATACACGTAACATTAAAAAGAAAACAGGATTTGTATCTGAGCGAAAGGTATATATTTGTGAATCCTGTAACCGATGTGGATACAAAAAAGACTGCCAACCGTATGCGAAACAGACAACAGTAAATCCTATAAAGAGAATTGAGATTACCCCTGCTTATGATGCCGTATTGGCAGAAAACCAACGTAGACTGCTTAGTGATACAGGTGTCCAATTGCGGATTAACCGCTCCATTCAAGTGGAAGGTACATTTGGTGTCTTAAAACAGGATCTTGGATTTAGACGTTTTTTACATCGAGGGACTGGTAAAGTACATAAAATGTTGTACCTATTAGCGATGGGATTTAATCTTACAAAACTACACAACCGAATACAAGCAGGACGAATTCATACAACAGTATTCACCGTAAAAGGAACTGCTTAAACTAAGAAAAATGCAAATAGGCCTAATGGCCTATTTAGGTGCGTCTAAAAACAAAAAACACCAAGAAAATCTAGGATTTTATAAACCTAATTTTCTTGGTATTTCTTATATTGTAAAGGGACTGCAACTAGAATGTGGTAAAACCACATTCTGTTACAGCCCCTTTTGTTGATTAATTTAACAATTGTATACGCTGATAAAGTCCTATATCTATTATTGTTTATTAACGATAATAATCGTCCTCGTAATCGTCTTTATGTCTTATTTCGTCGATCTGCGAGGGAGTCAACAGATTACCGTCCTCATCGACATATTCTCCAAATTCATTAAAATACACACCCGGGATATCCGATGAATACAGATTAAGATCAAAAGACTTTAATAATTCACTAACCATTCTTTCTATCTCCCATCTGTCCAAAGATTTGATATTTTTATAGTGCGTAGTAAGTTCAGATTACGCCCCGAAGAGTGACATTTGTTCGTCTTCAGGCAATTCACCACAGCATTTGAGGTCTTTCATAAGATCAATGATAGTATTAGATACTTTACAACGTCGTTGCAAGTCCTTCAAGGACGTAAACGGTTTTTGTTCCCGTTCCTCTACTATGGCATCAGCAACCTTCTCACCCAATGAATCAATAGCTAAAAACGGCGGTAATAAGGCACCGTCCTTAATACTGAAGCGTCGAGCCTGCGAGTGCTGTATATCAACATTGCTGAATCGATAGCCTCGCTGGTACATTTCCATCGATACTTCTAAAGCGGACATAAGATCTTTTTCTCTCGGGCCGGCAGCTTTATCCAGAGCTTTTATCCGATTAAATTCAGCTAACTGGGTCTTAAGGTCCCCTGTCATAATTCGTAAATCAAAGGCCTTCGCCCGAATAGAGAAGTACGCCGCATAAAATGCAAGCGGATGATAAACCTTAAACCATGCGATACGGAACGCCATCATTACATAGGCCACCGCATGGGCTCTGGGGAATAAATAAGAAATCTTTTTACAGGATTCAATAAACCATTCCGGAATATTATTATCTCGCATTTCCGCTTCAAATTCCGTCGTTGCCTCACCTTGTTTATTCCGCTTTTCAATACCCTTACCTTTACGGACATTTTCCATAACAAAAAAGCTATGTTTCCTGTCCATACCGCGATGAATAAGAAAGTTCATGACGTCATCACGGGTAGAAATAGCTTCATTCAATTTACAGGTTCCATTTTTAATGAGATCCTGTGCATTATCAAGCCATACATTAGTACCGTGAGAAAATCCAGAAATACGAACCAAGTCGGAAAATGTTTGTGGTCTTGAATCCTCAAGCATACCGCGTACGAATTTCGTCCCGCATTCCGGTACAGCAAGGCTCGCCACCTGATCCCCCTGTAATTGTTCGGGTGTTAATCCGATTCCCTCCGTAGATGAGAAGAGACTCAATGTCTTCGGATCATCAAACGGTATCGTTTTCGCATCTATACCTGTTAAATCCTCTAACATCCGAATAATAGTCGGATCATCATGGCCGAGAATATCAAGCTTCGTCATACGCCCTTCGATAGAGTGATAATCGAAATGTGTTGTAATAACACCGCTATCCTTTTTATTCGCCGGATATTGAATCGGCGTAAAATGATGCACATCCATATCACGAGGACATACCATGATCCCCCCCGGATGTTGTCCCGTCGTATTCTTAACATTTGTGAAGCCTTTGGCAAGATTCTCGAAAAAACCGTTTCGAGCCTGTATTCCACGCACTTCGGCATATTTTTTTACATAACCGAAAGCCGTTTTATCCGCAATAGTACCAATGGTACCTGCTTTAAATACATTATCACGTCCGAATAGTTCCTCCGTATATTTATGGGCCTTTGCCTGATAATCACCGGAAAAATTAAGGTCGATATCAGGTACCTTATCCCCTTCAAATCCGAGGAAAATAGCAAACGGAATATCGTGACCGTTGGTTTCTAGATCATGACCGCATTCAGGACATTGTTTACGAGGCAAATCAAATCCGCCCGCATATTCGCCATTTTCAAAGAATTGCGACCACTTGCAATGCGGACATACATAATGGGGAGGCAACGGATTAACCTCCGTGATTTCTGACATGGTAGCCGCAAAGGATGAGCCTACGGATCCACGGGAACCAACAAGATACCCGTCATCAAGTGATTTTTTTACCAACTTATGAGCGATATAGTACAATACGCCGTATCCATTGGTAATGATACAGTCCAGTTCATAGTCCAGACGCTCCTGTACGACACGTGGCAACGGATCTCCGTAAATCGCCTTCGCATTGCGATAACACATTTCTGTAAAAGCC
It encodes the following:
- a CDS encoding IS1182 family transposase codes for the protein MKKNHTNKFNYTKLAMPRQLVLPLEYGLLIKEIAPVRLLDAVLEELDYTELQHLYSPNGRKSKVPPHILFKIFVYAMSNGVYSTRMIQQQCEENINYMWLLQGYATPSHMTFQRFFARCTLDILMNLFSQIMETIARRDTLTFNEVFIDGTKLEANANKYTFVWRKAVEKKLSMLPTKLSVLKQDIWNELGLDAFYMNDEFVYTFLAKEIEVRHMVLVQGKGKHKTPLQRLYERAESLYEKRKEYEQQLYIMGERNSYSKTDPDATFMRMKEDHMRNGQLKPAYNIQLAVHFEYIMGVGVFPNPNDTNTLIPFVQQLERLHTQHFKYVVADAGYDSHENLTWLKHNQYLSCIKPQYYERQKTKVWTTDIGKARNMQYIPEEDSFICAKGRQLKYAYTRNIKKKTGFVSERKVYICESCNRCGYKKDCQPYAKQTTVNPIKRIEITPAYDAVLAENQRRLLSDTGVQLRINRSIQVEGTFGVLKQDLGFRRFLHRGTGKVHKMLYLLAMGFNLTKLHNRIQAGRIHTTVFTVKGTA